The following coding sequences lie in one Kitasatospora azatica KCTC 9699 genomic window:
- a CDS encoding DMT family transporter, with amino-acid sequence MDLTAPADTARLDRKAVAAATIAVLLWASAFVGIRTAAAHFGPGPLALGRLAVGSVALLATWAVRREPLPPRAAWPGIAVSGLLWFALYMVALNWGEQKVDAGTAAMVVNLGPVLIALLGGLLLREGFPRQLMIAVAVSFTGAVVVGLSRAGGSSSLLGVLLCLLAALLYAAGVVAQKPALRHAGALQVTAFGCLLGTVACLPFSGQLVSQLAHAPLSATLDLVYLGLFPTALAFSAWAYALSRTTAGRMGATTYAVPALVVLMSWAILGEVPALLSLVGGGLCLTGVALSRRR; translated from the coding sequence ATGGACCTCACCGCCCCCGCCGACACCGCTCGCCTGGACCGCAAGGCGGTGGCCGCAGCGACGATCGCGGTCCTGCTCTGGGCCTCGGCCTTCGTCGGAATCCGCACGGCCGCCGCCCACTTCGGCCCCGGACCGCTCGCGCTGGGCCGGTTGGCGGTGGGCTCGGTGGCCCTGCTGGCGACCTGGGCGGTGCGCCGCGAGCCGCTGCCGCCGCGAGCGGCCTGGCCCGGCATCGCCGTCTCCGGCCTGCTCTGGTTCGCGCTGTACATGGTGGCGCTCAACTGGGGCGAGCAGAAGGTCGACGCAGGCACCGCCGCGATGGTGGTCAACCTCGGCCCGGTGCTGATCGCGCTGCTCGGCGGACTCCTGCTCCGCGAGGGGTTCCCGCGACAGCTGATGATCGCGGTCGCCGTCTCGTTCACCGGCGCCGTGGTGGTGGGACTGTCCCGCGCCGGCGGCTCCTCCTCGCTCCTCGGGGTGCTGCTCTGCCTGCTTGCCGCGCTGCTCTACGCGGCCGGCGTGGTGGCCCAGAAGCCCGCGCTGCGCCATGCCGGCGCGCTGCAGGTGACGGCCTTCGGCTGCCTGCTCGGGACGGTCGCCTGCCTGCCGTTCAGCGGGCAGTTGGTCTCCCAGCTCGCGCACGCCCCGCTCTCGGCCACCCTGGACCTGGTCTACCTGGGCCTGTTCCCCACCGCACTCGCCTTCAGCGCCTGGGCCTACGCCCTGTCCCGCACCACCGCCGGACGGATGGGCGCCACCACCTACGCCGTGCCTGCCCTGGTGGTGTTGATGTCCTGGGCGATACTCGGCGAGGTGCCGGCACTGCTGAGCCTGGTCGGCGGTGGGCTCTGCCTGACCGGCGTCGCGCTCTCCCGCCGTCGCTGA
- a CDS encoding NUDIX domain-containing protein, which translates to MTDVHPPAVLPAELQPAAPPTELPLAELSLAELPLAELPLAELPLADYLRTLPHGILFGAVHFTDPDGHPLLLKSVYDPEVWQFAGGNMEFGSDPWDCARREVWEETGLTLPQHPVPPLLALLFVAASGDWPFKIGVVFDGGTLSHAQLAGLVLDPAEHSEYSVRSLADWRQELRPSRLALLEAAVEARRTGRSAYLQLPLPAPAHET; encoded by the coding sequence ATGACCGACGTCCACCCGCCCGCCGTCCTGCCGGCCGAACTCCAGCCCGCCGCCCCACCGACCGAACTCCCGTTGGCCGAGCTTTCGTTGGCCGAGCTGCCGTTGGCCGAGCTGCCGTTGGCCGAGCTGCCGTTGGCCGACTACCTGCGCACCCTGCCGCACGGAATCCTCTTCGGCGCCGTCCACTTCACCGACCCGGACGGCCACCCGCTGCTGCTGAAGTCCGTCTACGACCCCGAGGTCTGGCAGTTCGCCGGCGGCAACATGGAGTTCGGCAGCGATCCGTGGGACTGCGCCCGGCGCGAGGTGTGGGAGGAGACCGGCCTGACGCTGCCTCAGCACCCGGTCCCGCCGTTGCTCGCGCTGCTCTTCGTCGCGGCCTCGGGCGACTGGCCGTTCAAGATCGGTGTGGTCTTCGACGGCGGCACCCTCTCCCACGCCCAACTCGCCGGCCTGGTGCTGGATCCCGCCGAGCACTCGGAGTACTCGGTCCGCTCGCTCGCCGACTGGCGCCAGGAGCTGCGACCGAGCCGGCTGGCCCTGCTGGAGGCGGCGGTCGAGGCCCGCCGGACCGGCCGCTCGGCCTACCTGCAGCTGCCGCTTCCCGCACCCGCCCATGAGACCTGA
- a CDS encoding isocitrate lyase/PEP mutase family protein — MQLTIEDQRRRALAFRDLHTGPGAFVIPNAWDAGTARLLTGLGFPALASTSAGLAFALGRADGANLVDREQTLANARSIVAATHLPVSADLESGFGPAPEDVAETIRAAAAAGLAGGSIEDATGDAAAPIHSFEAAVERVRAAVEAARGLDVPFTVTARAENYLYGREDLADTIRRLQAYELVGADVLFAPGLPDAESIRAVCAAVSAPVNVLAAGAAQQLTVPQLTDLGVRRISLGSGLSRIALAATVHAARDIQHTGTFAALADALPYPTTNALMSPPAV; from the coding sequence GTGCAGCTGACCATCGAGGACCAGCGCCGCCGCGCGCTCGCCTTCCGCGACCTCCACACCGGGCCCGGCGCCTTCGTCATCCCCAACGCCTGGGACGCCGGGACGGCGCGGCTGCTGACCGGGCTCGGCTTCCCCGCGCTGGCCAGCACCAGCGCCGGACTGGCCTTCGCGCTGGGCCGGGCCGACGGGGCCAACCTGGTCGACCGGGAGCAGACGCTGGCCAACGCGCGCTCGATCGTGGCGGCCACCCATCTGCCGGTCTCGGCCGACCTGGAGAGCGGCTTCGGCCCGGCCCCCGAGGACGTCGCCGAGACGATCCGGGCGGCGGCCGCCGCCGGACTGGCCGGCGGCTCGATCGAGGACGCGACGGGCGACGCCGCGGCGCCGATCCACTCGTTCGAGGCGGCCGTCGAGCGGGTCCGGGCAGCGGTCGAGGCGGCCCGCGGGCTGGACGTCCCGTTCACGGTGACCGCCCGCGCCGAGAACTACCTCTACGGGCGCGAGGACCTGGCCGACACGATCCGGCGGCTGCAGGCCTACGAGCTGGTCGGCGCCGACGTGCTCTTCGCACCCGGCCTGCCGGACGCCGAGTCGATCCGGGCGGTCTGCGCCGCGGTCTCCGCTCCGGTCAACGTCCTCGCCGCCGGGGCCGCCCAGCAGCTGACCGTCCCGCAGCTCACCGACCTGGGCGTGCGCCGGATCAGCCTCGGCTCCGGCCTGTCCCGGATCGCCCTGGCCGCCACCGTGCACGCCGCCCGCGACATCCAGCACACCGGCACCTTCGCCGCACTGGCCGACGCCCTGCCCTATCCCACCACCAACGCCCTGATGTCCCCGCCGGCGGTCTAG
- a CDS encoding LysM peptidoglycan-binding domain-containing protein → MPAPAPQPGSQPAPVGGPYTVQSGDTLYGIATSHHLDGWTQLYQDNLGVVGGNPDLIFPGQQLQLP, encoded by the coding sequence ATGCCCGCGCCCGCACCGCAGCCCGGCTCGCAGCCCGCCCCCGTCGGCGGCCCCTACACCGTGCAGAGCGGCGACACCCTCTACGGCATCGCCACCAGCCACCACCTCGACGGCTGGACCCAGCTCTACCAGGACAACCTCGGCGTGGTCGGCGGCAACCCCGACCTGATCTTCCCCGGCCAGCAGCTCCAGCTCCCCTGA
- a CDS encoding SpoIIE family protein phosphatase, which produces MDDLDDSRFPFLDGVAGVLVDGGGRILDCTAAAEQLLALPASTLRGRRVRELLIEPTEGGVDGEGEPGLGWAGRATVRTGGDSPLDLEVRILTLRGAAPGNRHAARFVVLGAPADTADRWRQDEAFTRELFLQDRIGLAVFDEQLRIVRTNTHLLPYSGVPSSLPGGRLGDFLQPQDAEALESHLREVLRTGRPLVLAEELARTLVDPRSGRMMALSAFRLQAADGTVIGATVLFTDITEQYRARRRLALLHEVTAAAGHTLSITENAQHLADALADGFADVAVVEIAAAVFTGAEPVPDADGRLLLRRTAVAGPPEAVPAPGDPVLVGPAGDTGPEDPAEAWTITVPLNARGLLLGRITARRDRWKDTYEEEDRALMREIGARAALGLDNARRYAREHRAAIGLQRSLLPPAVRSVAAVSTASVYLPTDTVGGVGGDWFDVIPLSSARVALVVGDVTGHGLHASATMGRLRTAVRTLADLDLEPDELLVHLDDLVAQLLVESALVADIDLDAEFGAGSASVAASEYASKARPARPGRPEPSTFGGTCLYAVYDPVARVCTVASAGHPPPAVAYPDGTADFLPVAPGPPLGVGGLPFESVRVELPEGSVLALYTDGLIERGEGDIDAGMAELLRRLALVSAGQGSLRAAGQQLVADLPPTRLQDDVTLLLARTKTVPAADTAVWSVEPDPAAVAKVREDATAQLAAWGLAELAFTTELVLSELVTNAIRYAGGPVTVRLIRADALTCEVSDGSSTQPRMRRARLTDEGGRGLYLVAQLTSRWGSRYTVSGKTIWTEQELPPEPGGAGHDSPR; this is translated from the coding sequence GTGGACGATTTGGACGACTCCCGCTTCCCGTTCCTCGACGGCGTGGCAGGGGTGCTGGTCGATGGCGGCGGCAGGATCCTGGACTGCACGGCCGCAGCCGAGCAGCTGCTCGCCCTCCCCGCGAGCACGCTGCGCGGTCGGCGGGTGCGCGAGCTGCTGATCGAGCCGACCGAGGGCGGCGTCGACGGCGAGGGTGAACCCGGTCTCGGTTGGGCCGGCCGGGCCACCGTGCGCACCGGCGGCGACAGCCCGCTCGACCTGGAGGTCAGAATCCTCACGCTTCGCGGCGCGGCCCCCGGCAACCGGCACGCCGCCCGCTTCGTGGTGCTCGGCGCACCAGCCGACACCGCCGACCGCTGGCGCCAGGACGAGGCCTTCACCCGGGAGCTCTTCCTGCAGGACCGGATCGGCCTGGCGGTCTTCGACGAGCAGCTGCGGATCGTCCGCACCAACACCCACCTGCTGCCCTACTCGGGCGTGCCGAGCTCGCTGCCGGGCGGCCGGCTCGGCGACTTCCTCCAGCCGCAGGACGCCGAGGCCCTGGAGTCCCACCTGCGCGAGGTGCTGCGGACCGGCCGCCCGCTGGTGCTGGCCGAGGAGCTGGCCCGCACCCTGGTCGACCCGCGCAGCGGCCGGATGATGGCGCTCTCCGCCTTCCGACTGCAGGCCGCCGACGGCACGGTGATCGGCGCGACGGTGCTGTTCACCGACATCACCGAGCAGTACCGGGCCCGCCGCCGGCTGGCCCTGCTGCACGAGGTCACCGCCGCCGCCGGCCACACCCTCTCGATCACCGAGAACGCCCAGCACCTGGCGGACGCGCTGGCCGACGGCTTCGCCGACGTGGCCGTGGTGGAGATCGCCGCCGCCGTCTTCACCGGTGCCGAGCCGGTTCCGGACGCCGACGGCCGCCTGCTGCTGCGCCGCACCGCCGTCGCCGGCCCGCCCGAGGCGGTGCCCGCCCCCGGGGACCCGGTGCTGGTCGGCCCGGCCGGCGACACCGGACCCGAGGACCCGGCCGAGGCTTGGACGATCACCGTCCCGCTGAACGCCCGCGGTCTGCTGCTCGGCCGGATCACCGCCCGCCGCGACCGCTGGAAGGACACCTACGAGGAGGAGGACCGGGCGCTGATGCGCGAGATCGGCGCCCGCGCCGCGCTCGGACTGGACAACGCCCGCCGCTACGCCCGCGAGCACCGGGCCGCGATCGGCCTGCAGCGCAGTCTGCTGCCGCCGGCCGTGCGCTCGGTCGCCGCCGTCTCCACTGCCAGCGTCTACCTGCCCACCGACACCGTCGGCGGGGTCGGCGGCGACTGGTTCGACGTCATCCCGCTCTCCTCGGCCCGGGTGGCGTTGGTGGTCGGCGATGTCACCGGCCACGGGCTGCACGCCTCCGCGACCATGGGACGGCTGCGCACCGCCGTACGCACCCTGGCCGACCTGGACCTGGAGCCAGACGAACTGCTGGTGCACCTGGACGACCTGGTGGCGCAGCTGCTGGTGGAGTCGGCGCTGGTCGCGGACATCGACCTGGACGCGGAGTTCGGCGCCGGCAGTGCCTCGGTCGCGGCCTCCGAGTACGCGTCGAAGGCGCGGCCGGCCCGACCGGGCCGTCCCGAGCCGAGCACCTTCGGCGGCACCTGCCTGTACGCCGTCTACGATCCGGTCGCCCGGGTCTGCACGGTGGCCAGCGCCGGACATCCACCGCCCGCCGTCGCCTACCCCGACGGCACCGCCGACTTCCTGCCGGTCGCACCCGGGCCGCCGCTCGGCGTCGGCGGCCTGCCGTTCGAGTCGGTCCGGGTCGAGCTGCCCGAGGGCAGCGTGCTCGCCCTGTACACCGACGGGCTGATCGAGCGCGGTGAGGGCGACATCGACGCGGGGATGGCCGAACTGCTGCGCCGGCTGGCCCTGGTGAGCGCCGGGCAGGGATCGCTGCGGGCGGCCGGGCAGCAGTTGGTGGCCGACCTGCCGCCGACCCGGCTGCAGGACGACGTGACGCTGCTGCTGGCCCGCACCAAGACGGTGCCGGCCGCCGACACCGCCGTCTGGTCGGTCGAACCGGACCCGGCCGCGGTGGCCAAGGTGCGCGAGGACGCCACCGCGCAGCTCGCCGCCTGGGGCTTGGCCGAGCTGGCCTTCACCACCGAACTGGTGCTGAGCGAGCTGGTCACCAACGCGATCCGGTACGCCGGTGGCCCGGTGACGGTGCGACTGATCCGGGCCGACGCGCTGACCTGCGAGGTGTCCGACGGCAGCAGCACCCAGCCGCGGATGCGCCGGGCGCGGTTGACCGATGAGGGCGGGCGCGGGCTCTACCTGGTGGCGCAGCTGACCAGTCGCTGGGGGAGCCGGTACACGGTGTCGGGGAAGACCATCTGGACCGAGCAGGAGCTGCCGCCGGAGCCGGGCGGCGCCGGACACGACAGTCCCCGGTAG
- a CDS encoding YchJ family protein — MSRRTTRPAKKPAATRTSDCPCGLPASYDDCCGRLHRGLAQASTAEQLMRSRYSAFVVQDVGYLLSSWHPDTRPSALDLAPELRWERLEILGGTDGGPFHTSGTVEFRAYYREGRSSGTMRENSRFVRHEGAWVYLDGEVEAD; from the coding sequence ATGTCCCGACGAACCACCCGCCCCGCCAAGAAGCCCGCCGCCACCCGCACGAGCGACTGCCCGTGCGGCCTGCCGGCGAGCTACGACGACTGCTGCGGCCGACTGCACCGCGGTCTCGCCCAGGCGAGCACCGCCGAGCAGCTGATGCGCTCGCGCTACTCGGCCTTCGTCGTCCAGGACGTCGGCTACCTGCTGAGCAGCTGGCACCCGGACACCCGGCCGAGCGCGCTGGATCTCGCGCCGGAGCTGCGCTGGGAGCGCCTGGAGATCCTCGGGGGCACGGACGGCGGCCCGTTCCACACCTCGGGCACCGTCGAGTTCCGCGCCTACTACCGTGAGGGCCGCAGCTCGGGGACGATGCGCGAGAACAGCCGTTTCGTCCGCCACGAGGGTGCCTGGGTGTACCTGGACGGCGAGGTCGAGGCGGACTGA
- a CDS encoding APC family permease — MASPAAGTQRSSPKHALRREVGLVGLLFASVGAIIGSGWLFGAEKAAKAAGPAALLSWGIGTVAIVLLALVHAELGGLFPVAGGTARYPHYAFGGFAGMSFGWFTWLQAATIAPIEVQAMIGYAQHWTWADGLLHAKDQTLTASGFVVAAALLAVFVAINFFGVRWLARTNNAATWWKIAVPVLTILVFGIKEFHGSNFSSQGFAPFGARGVLAAISTSGVIFALLGFEQAIQWAGESTHPRRDIPRAVLGSVLIGSLIYILLQVVFIGALPANTFSGGWDQLTYTGISGPFAGLATLIGLGWLASVLYIDAIISPAGTGLIYVTSSSRITYGLSRNGYAPESMQATDRRAVPWLGLLIAWVAGVLCFLPFPSWQKLVSFITSAVVLMYAGAPLAFGVLRKRFPAMERSYHLPAGQIISPIAFVVANLVIYWAGWDTLWRLGASILIGYLLLGSYAAYARSKGLPRAPRMDFRAGQWLPVYLAGMGVLSWQGQFGEGATGNLPLWWDIAVIAGFSLAVYYWALAVSLPAAEIERNIADVELLDAGGH, encoded by the coding sequence ATGGCGTCACCCGCTGCCGGGACCCAACGCAGCTCCCCGAAGCACGCGCTGCGGCGGGAGGTCGGCCTGGTCGGTCTGCTGTTCGCCTCGGTCGGCGCGATCATCGGCTCCGGCTGGCTCTTCGGCGCCGAGAAGGCCGCCAAGGCGGCCGGCCCGGCGGCCCTGCTCTCCTGGGGCATCGGCACGGTCGCCATCGTGCTGCTCGCCCTGGTGCACGCCGAGCTGGGCGGCCTCTTCCCGGTGGCCGGCGGCACCGCCCGCTACCCGCACTACGCCTTCGGCGGCTTCGCGGGGATGTCCTTCGGCTGGTTCACCTGGCTGCAGGCCGCCACCATCGCGCCCATCGAGGTGCAGGCGATGATCGGCTATGCCCAGCACTGGACCTGGGCCGACGGGCTGCTCCACGCCAAGGACCAGACGCTGACCGCCTCCGGCTTCGTCGTCGCGGCCGCGCTGCTGGCGGTCTTCGTGGCGATCAACTTCTTCGGAGTCAGGTGGCTGGCGCGCACCAACAACGCGGCCACCTGGTGGAAGATCGCGGTCCCGGTGCTGACCATCCTGGTCTTCGGCATCAAGGAGTTCCACGGGTCCAACTTCAGCAGCCAGGGCTTCGCGCCGTTCGGCGCCCGCGGCGTGCTCGCGGCGATCAGCACCAGCGGGGTGATCTTCGCGCTGCTCGGCTTCGAGCAGGCCATCCAGTGGGCCGGGGAGAGCACCCACCCGCGCCGGGACATCCCGCGTGCGGTGCTCGGCTCGGTGCTGATCGGCAGCCTGATCTACATCCTGCTGCAGGTGGTGTTCATCGGCGCACTGCCGGCCAACACCTTCTCCGGCGGCTGGGACCAGCTGACGTACACCGGAATCAGCGGCCCCTTCGCCGGCCTCGCCACGCTGATCGGCCTGGGCTGGCTGGCCTCGGTGCTCTACATCGACGCGATCATCTCGCCTGCGGGCACCGGCCTGATCTACGTCACCTCCAGCTCGCGGATCACCTACGGGCTGAGCCGCAACGGCTACGCACCCGAGTCGATGCAGGCCACCGACCGGCGTGCGGTGCCCTGGCTCGGCCTGCTGATCGCCTGGGTGGCCGGGGTGCTCTGCTTCCTGCCGTTCCCCAGCTGGCAGAAGCTGGTCAGCTTCATCACCTCCGCCGTGGTGCTGATGTACGCGGGCGCGCCGCTCGCCTTCGGCGTCCTGCGCAAGCGCTTCCCGGCCATGGAGCGCTCCTACCACCTGCCGGCCGGTCAGATCATCTCGCCGATCGCCTTCGTGGTGGCCAACCTGGTGATCTACTGGGCCGGCTGGGACACCCTGTGGCGGCTCGGCGCCTCGATCCTGATCGGCTACCTGCTGCTCGGCTCCTACGCCGCCTACGCCAGGTCCAAGGGGCTGCCCCGGGCGCCCCGGATGGACTTCCGGGCCGGGCAGTGGCTGCCGGTCTACCTGGCCGGAATGGGCGTCCTCTCCTGGCAGGGCCAGTTCGGCGAGGGCGCGACCGGGAACCTGCCGCTCTGGTGGGACATCGCGGTGATCGCCGGCTTCTCGCTGGCCGTCTACTACTGGGCGCTGGCCGTCTCGCTGCCCGCCGCCGAGATCGAGCGCAACATCGCGGACGTCGAGCTGCTGGACGCGGGCGGTCACTGA